Genomic DNA from Streptomyces sp. AM 2-1-1:
GACCGCCCGGCCGATCCGCCCCGCCGACCCGGGCGCACCGGCGCCCCGCCGAACCGGCGGCCCCGGTCCGCCCGCCGCGCCCTGCGCCGCGAAGTACCCCGCACGGTCGGTGTCCTGGTCGACCCGCAGGACTTCGCGGCCATGTGCACCTACCGCACCTTCCCGTTCGACGACCACACCGCCTACCTCCGCGAGATCGAGGGCCTGCTGAGGGAATTCGACGCCCGGGGCCTCCGCACCAGCCTCGCCCTCTTCGACCCGGCGGAGTTCGGGGAGTTCTGCGCGGAGCGGAAGCTGGACCCGGACAGCGCGGAGGCCCGCACCCACTTCACCGCCGAGATCGCGGCCGCGGGCGCCACGGTCCCCTACACCGGGCAGCCGCTGGAGCGGCTCCTCCCCCTCCTCGTCTCCCGCGTCGTACGCCGCGCCACCTGGGAGTACGCCACCGTGCTCCTGGCGGATCTCGGCGCGTGCGCGGAGTGCGGCCAGGACATCGGCGGGAGCGCCTTCGACCGGGCCTCGCACCTGCTGCTCCGGCTCCTGGAGGCCGCCGGCCCCGGCACCCACCACATCGTCTGCTCCATCCGCTCCACCGACGACCGGCTCCTCGCCGTCCTGCACACCCGGCAGGACGGTGGTCCCCCGCCCGTCCTCTCTCCCGCCGAAGGCACGGAGCTCGCGACCGTGCTCGCCGTCGGGATCGCGCTGGAGGCCCCCGGCGGAATCGTCCTGCGCACCAGCAGCCCCGACACACCGGACCGGGTCCACGGCTGGCGGCTCGACCGGGGCAGCCTCCTCCCGCTGACGGCGGGGGAGGTCTTCGCCGCCTACTGCACCGACGCCGGGACCGGTGAGCCGGTCGGCCCCGAACCGGGCGTCGACTACCGCGCGGGATTCGACATCGGGGCAGAGGCGCCCCGGCCCCACCACTGACCAACCCCCTGTCCCCTGTCCCCTGCGCAGGGGACAGGGGACAGGCGACAAGGAGCGAGGGCTCCCCGCCACTGCGGCGGGAAGCCCTCGCTACCAGGTCCTCGATCGCTCCTACGCGCCCTCCAGCACCGCCCGCGCCGCGCTCCGCGCGTCCTCGGCGGAGTCCGCGGCGCGGGCCGCCGCCGCGGCCCGTTCGCACTGCGCCAGCGTGTACCGCGCGAGCGTCGCCCGTACGTGGGGGAGCGAGGCCGCACCCATCGAGAGGGAGGTGACCCCCAGCCCGGTCAGCACACAGGCGAGCAGCGGATCGGCCGCGGCCTCTCCGCATACGCCGCAGGTCTTGCCCTCGGCCCGCGCGCCGTCCGCCGACATGGCCACCAGATCCAGCAGCGCCGGCTGCCACGGGTCCTGCAGCCGGGACACCGCACCCACCTGCCGGTCGGCCGCGAAGGTGTACTGCGCCAGGTCGTTGGTGCCCAGCGAGAGGAACTCCACCTCCTGCAGCACCGATCGGGCCCGCAACGCGGCGGACGGGATCTCCACCATCGCCCCGATCTTCGCCCGCAGCCCCGCCTCGCGGCAGGCGTCGGCGAAGTTCTTCGCGTCCGTCCGGTCGGCGACCATCGGTGCCATCACCTCCAACTGGACCGACAGCCCCTGGGCGGCCCTGGCCAGCGAGGTCAGCTGACCGCGCAGGACCTCGGGGTGGTCCAGCAGACTCCGCAGCCCCCGCACCCCGAGCGCCGGGTTCGGCTCGTCGGCGGGGGTGAGGAAGGCCAGCGGCTTGTCCGCCCCGGCGTCCAGCACCCGGACGACGACCCGTCCCTGCGGAAACGCCTCCAGCACAGTGCGGTACGCCGCCACCTGCTTCTCCTCGGAGGGAGCCCGCGCGCTGTCGTCCAGGAAGAGGAACTCCGTACGGAAGAGCCCGATGCCCTCCGCGCCCGCCCGCATCGCCGCCGGCAGGTCACCGGGACCGCCGATGTTGGCCAGCAGCGGCATCGGGTGCCCGTCCGCCGTGGCACCCGGTCCGGTCGAGGCGGCGAGCGCCGCCTCGCGCGCGGCGGCGGACTCCTCCATCGCGGCGCGCTTCTCCGCGCTGGGATCGACGAACACCTCACCGGTCCCGCCGTCGACCGCCACCACCACGCCCTCGGCCAGCTCACCGGCCCCGGGCAGCGCGACGACGGCGGGCACCCCGAGCGCCCGCGCGAGGATCGCGCTGTGGCTGGTCGGGCCGCCCTCCTCGGTGACGAAACCGAGGACCAGGGCCGGATCGAGGAGCGCGGTGTCCGCCGGCGCGAGATCCCGCGCGATGAGCACGTACGGCCTGTCACTGTCCGGCACACCCGGCATCGGAACTCCGAGCAGCCGGGCCACGATCCGGTTCCGTACGTCGTCGAGGTCGGCGACGCGTCCCGCGAGGTACTCCCCGGCGTTCGCGAGGAGCGCGCGGTACGCGGCGAAGGCGTCGTAGAGACCGCGCTCGGCGGTGCTCCCCTCCGCGATGCGGCGCTCCACGTCGGTCATCAGCTCGGGGTCCCGCGCCATCATGGCCTGGGCTTCCAGCACCCCTTGCGCCTCGCCGCCGGCAAGGTTCCCGCGTGCGACCAGGTCGGCCGCGACGGCTTCCACGGCCTGGCGGGCACGCCCCTGCTCCCGGTCCGTCTCCTCCGGCGGAATCTGCCGGACCGGCGGTTCCAGAACCGCCGTGCCCATGTGCCGTACTTCGCCGATGGCCACCCCGTGACTCACACCGACGCCTCGCAGCGTTGTCTCCATGTCACCCGTCTCCGGTTGTGCGGTGGGGGAACCCCCGCGGTCGATCTCCGAGTGGCCCGCCGTGCAACGGGTCACCTCCAGTCGAAGAGGGCGCCTCCCGCTTCCACCGGCGCCGACTCCTGGACGTCCGAGAGCGCCTCGGCCGTCGCCTCCAGAGCCACGACGGGACAGATGGGCGACTTCCCCTTCGCCTCGACGTCGGCCGGGTTCCACCGCACGATGGCCTGCCCGCGCTCGACGGAGTCCCCCTTGTTGATGAGGAGCTCGAACCCCTCGCCGTTGAGCTGGACGGTGTCGATCCCCAGGTGCGTCAGTACACCGTGTCCCTCGCCGTCGACCACCACGAACGCGTGCGGATGCAGGGAGACCACCACGCCGGCGACCGGCGAGAGGGCCTCGCCCGGCACCCGGTCGGGATCGATGGCCGTACCGGGCCCCACCATCGCGCCGGAGAAGACCGGGTCGGGGACCGCCGCCAGGCCGATGGCCTGGCCACTGAGGGGGGACGTCACATGGGTCATGGGTGCCTCCGGAAGGTGGAACTGGGGCATGCCTGCTCGATGGCCACCCCCGCGTGTGGGCGTGGGGAGACGCACTTCTCAGCAGCGTAAGTCATGTTAAGTACCGATTCAGTCCAAGATGTCGCGTTCAGCCGAGGTTCGGCGGACCGGAGGGCCCCGGGGCGATTTGCCTCGTCTCCTGGCGAGCCTGTACTGTCGTAGATCTGCCTGGCCCCACCGCGACGTCACGTCCCGGGGCCGGCGGCGACTCTCTCCAGCGAGACCCTGCCCGGATCGGGCTTCCGCATGTCTGCGGGGGCCGGGTCGGAGGAAAAGGAATTGACTGATAGAGTCGGACTCGCCGGAAAGGGAAACGCGAAAGCGAAGAACTGGAAAGCGAGAATGTTCCTCCCGCTTCGACCGGGAAACAGACACGAAAGCGTCTGATAGAGTCGGAAACGCAAGAACGAAGGGAAGCGCCCGGAGGGCCCCGGTGAAACGGGACCGAAGGAAGCGTCCGTTCCTTGAGAACTCAACAGCGTGCCAAAAGTCAACGCCAGATATGTTGATACCCCGGCCTGCTTCGGCAGGTTGGTGGTTCCTTTGAAAAGTCCTGCCGGCACTTAACGGTCCGGTGGGCAACAACAGCGAGGACGCTGTGAACGACCGGTCATATTCCGACCTGGTCGTTCCGCTCTCGTGTTGTGGTCCCGATTACGGGAAAACATTCACGGAGAGTTTGATCCTGGCTCAGGACGAACGCTGGCGGCGTGCTTAACACATGCAAGTCGAACGATGAAGCCTTTCGGGGTGGATTAGTGGCGAACGGGTGAGTAACACGTGGGCAATCTGCCCTTCACTCTGGGACAAGCCCTGGAAACGGGGTCTAATACCGGATAACACTCTGTCCCGCATGGGACGGGGTTAAAAGCTCCGGCGGTGAAGGATGAGCCCGCGGCCTATCAGCTTGTTGGTGGGGTAATGGCCTACCAAGGCGACGACGGGTAGCCGGCCTGAGAGGGCGACCGGCCACACTGGGACTGAGACACGGCCCAGACTCCTACGGGAGGCAGCAGTGGGGAATATTGCACAATGGGCGAAAGCCTGATGCAGCGACGCCGCGTGAGGGATGACGGCCTTCGGGTTGTAAACCTCTTTCAGCAGGGAAGAAGCGAAAGTGACGGTACCTGCAGAAGAAGCGCCGGCTAACTACGTGCCAGCAGCCGCGGTAATACGTAGGGCGCAAGCGTTGTCCGGAATTATTGGGCGTAAAGAGCTCGTAGGCGGCTTGTCACGTCGGATGTGAAAGCCCGGGGCTTAACCCCGGGTCTGCATTCGATACGGGCTAGCTAGAGTGTGGTAGGGGAGATCGGAATTCCTGGTGTAGCGGTGAAATGCGCAGATATCAGGAGGAACACCGGTGGCGAAGGCGGATCTCTGGGCCATTACTGACGCTGAGGAGCGAAAGCGTGGGGAGCGAACAGGATTAGATACCCTGGTAGTCCACGCCGTAAACGTTGGGAACTAGGTGTTGGCGACATTCCACGTCGTCGGTGCCGCAGCTAACGCATTAAGTTCCCCGCCTGGGGAGTACGGCCGCAAGGCTAAAACTCAAAGGAATTGACGGGGGCCCGCACAAGCAGCGGAGCATGTGGCTTAATTCGACGCAACGCGAAGAACCTTACCAAGGCTTGACATATACCGGAAAGCATCAGAGATGGTGCCCCCCTTGTGGTCGGTATACAGGTGGTGCATGGCTGTCGTCAGCTCGTGTCGTGAGATGTTGGGTTAAGTCCCGCAACGAGCGCAACCCTTGTTCTGTGTTGCCAGCATGCCCTTCGGGGTGATGGGGACTCACAGGAGACTGCCGGGGTCAACTCGGAGGAAGGTGGGGACGACGTCAAGTCATCATGCCCCTTATGTCTTGGGCTGCACACGTGCTACAATGGCCGGTACAATGAGCTGCGATGCCGCGAGGCGGAGCGAATCTCAAAAAGCCGGTCTCAGTTCGGATTGGGGTCTGCAACTCGACCCCATGAAGTCGGAGTTGCTAGTAATCG
This window encodes:
- the ptsP gene encoding phosphoenolpyruvate--protein phosphotransferase; the encoded protein is METTLRGVGVSHGVAIGEVRHMGTAVLEPPVRQIPPEETDREQGRARQAVEAVAADLVARGNLAGGEAQGVLEAQAMMARDPELMTDVERRIAEGSTAERGLYDAFAAYRALLANAGEYLAGRVADLDDVRNRIVARLLGVPMPGVPDSDRPYVLIARDLAPADTALLDPALVLGFVTEEGGPTSHSAILARALGVPAVVALPGAGELAEGVVVAVDGGTGEVFVDPSAEKRAAMEESAAAREAALAASTGPGATADGHPMPLLANIGGPGDLPAAMRAGAEGIGLFRTEFLFLDDSARAPSEEKQVAAYRTVLEAFPQGRVVVRVLDAGADKPLAFLTPADEPNPALGVRGLRSLLDHPEVLRGQLTSLARAAQGLSVQLEVMAPMVADRTDAKNFADACREAGLRAKIGAMVEIPSAALRARSVLQEVEFLSLGTNDLAQYTFAADRQVGAVSRLQDPWQPALLDLVAMSADGARAEGKTCGVCGEAAADPLLACVLTGLGVTSLSMGAASLPHVRATLARYTLAQCERAAAAARAADSAEDARSAARAVLEGA
- a CDS encoding PTS glucose transporter subunit IIA; this translates as MTHVTSPLSGQAIGLAAVPDPVFSGAMVGPGTAIDPDRVPGEALSPVAGVVVSLHPHAFVVVDGEGHGVLTHLGIDTVQLNGEGFELLINKGDSVERGQAIVRWNPADVEAKGKSPICPVVALEATAEALSDVQESAPVEAGGALFDWR